In one window of Parachlamydia acanthamoebae DNA:
- a CDS encoding inorganic phosphate transporter, with protein MSIEIILLILVLVAGFYMSWNIGANDVANAMGTSVGSGALTLKQAVIIAAVLEFSGAFFFGSHVSSTIQTGIVDPEIFAHDSRILVYGMLSSLIAAGAWLQVASYFGWPVSTTHSIIGALIGFGVVVGGIEAVYWSNVFSIVSSWIVSPLLGGLISYGVFSLLRKQIFYSSCPLKAAKKWTPLLVFLLILILFLIMIPSGLKNLNLSPLQGLFMSLVAGGIGAFISWLCLKRLFPTEVQIRSVAQINLEQIKEMEKAKKCLERVQSASCGELQFHLENVVEEIDGMIHKQSEPHDDAHSEYSGVEKIFGYLQIISACLMAFAHGANDVANAIGPLSASASILLTGEIPFEAPVPAWALALGGVGIVAGLATWGWRVIETIGKKITELTPTRGFAAEFGAATTILLASRLGLPISTTHTLVGAVIGVGLARGIEALDLGTMREIVISWVVTVPAGAAVAVAVFYLIAGIFG; from the coding sequence ATGTCAATTGAAATTATCTTGTTAATTCTAGTCCTTGTGGCTGGTTTTTACATGTCTTGGAATATTGGGGCAAATGATGTTGCCAATGCTATGGGGACTTCTGTAGGATCAGGCGCTTTAACTTTAAAACAAGCTGTGATTATTGCTGCTGTTTTGGAGTTTTCAGGGGCTTTCTTTTTTGGATCCCATGTATCGTCCACGATTCAAACAGGGATTGTGGATCCGGAAATTTTCGCGCATGATTCCCGTATATTAGTCTATGGGATGCTTTCTTCCTTGATTGCAGCGGGAGCCTGGTTACAAGTGGCTTCTTATTTTGGATGGCCGGTCTCTACCACCCACTCCATTATTGGGGCTTTGATTGGATTCGGTGTTGTTGTAGGGGGGATCGAAGCTGTTTATTGGTCGAATGTTTTTTCAATTGTTTCGAGCTGGATTGTATCACCTCTGCTAGGTGGATTAATCTCTTATGGTGTTTTTAGTTTGCTTCGCAAACAGATTTTTTATTCCTCTTGCCCATTGAAGGCCGCTAAAAAGTGGACGCCGCTACTGGTTTTTCTTCTCATTTTGATCCTCTTTTTGATCATGATTCCTTCAGGATTGAAAAATTTAAATCTCTCTCCTCTGCAGGGCCTTTTTATGAGCTTGGTTGCGGGGGGAATTGGAGCATTCATCAGTTGGTTATGTCTTAAGCGCTTATTTCCTACCGAAGTGCAGATCCGGTCGGTTGCTCAAATCAACCTTGAGCAAATAAAAGAAATGGAAAAAGCCAAAAAATGCCTGGAGCGTGTGCAGTCTGCATCTTGTGGAGAATTACAATTTCATTTAGAGAATGTCGTTGAAGAAATCGATGGGATGATTCACAAACAAAGTGAGCCACATGATGATGCGCATTCCGAATATAGTGGTGTGGAAAAAATTTTTGGATATTTACAGATTATCAGCGCTTGCTTGATGGCTTTTGCCCATGGTGCGAATGATGTTGCGAATGCTATTGGTCCTTTATCCGCTTCCGCATCCATTTTGCTAACGGGAGAAATTCCTTTTGAAGCACCTGTGCCAGCTTGGGCTTTAGCTCTGGGTGGGGTTGGGATTGTGGCAGGATTAGCGACTTGGGGATGGCGTGTGATTGAGACAATTGGAAAAAAAATTACGGAACTCACTCCAACCCGAGGCTTTGCGGCCGAATTTGGTGCTGCAACGACAATTTTACTAGCATCGCGTTTAGGATTGCCTATTTCGACAACACATACTCTAGTGGGGGCTGTCATAGGCGTTGGTCTTGCGCGCGGAATAGAAGCTTTAGATCTTGGAACAATGCGTGAGATTGTCATTTCGTGGGTCGTGACAGTTCCAGCCGGAGCTGCTGTGGCTGTGGCTGTATTTTATTTGATAGCAGGAATTTTTGGTTAA